One genomic segment of Longimicrobium sp. includes these proteins:
- a CDS encoding TfoX/Sxy family protein — translation MKKAAGEADPRFIPVVDAFTEDTEVTSGTMMSAFGLKVNGKIFAMVARGRLVAKLPRTRVDEMVDAGQGERFDPGHGRRMKEWISVTAEDVDWVALAREAHHFVKTASR, via the coding sequence ATGAAGAAGGCCGCCGGGGAGGCCGATCCGAGGTTCATCCCGGTGGTGGACGCCTTCACCGAGGATACAGAGGTAACGTCGGGGACGATGATGTCCGCGTTCGGCCTCAAGGTGAACGGGAAGATCTTTGCGATGGTGGCGAGGGGCCGGCTGGTGGCCAAGCTGCCGCGAACGCGCGTGGACGAGATGGTGGATGCCGGCCAGGGCGAGCGCTTCGACCCTGGGCACGGCCGGCGGATGAAGGAGTGGATCTCCGTTACGGCGGAGGACGTGGACTGGGTGGCGCTCGCGAGGGAAGCCCACCACTTCGTAAAGACGGCCTCGCGATAA
- a CDS encoding MOSC domain-containing protein: MVTAVSRGPEHSFGKPNQERIRLLAGLGVEGDAHQGATVQHLSRVARDPTQPNLRQLHLIHAELHDELRAAGFTVQPGEMGENVTTRGVDLLALPVGTRLHLGGEAVVEVTGLRNPCHQLDRFQPGLMSAVLGRDAEGNLVRRAGIMGVVLAGGEVRAGDGIRVELPPEPHHPLVPV; the protein is encoded by the coding sequence ATGGTCACCGCGGTAAGCCGCGGCCCCGAGCATTCCTTCGGCAAGCCGAACCAGGAGCGCATCCGCCTCCTGGCCGGATTGGGGGTGGAGGGCGACGCGCACCAGGGCGCCACCGTACAGCACCTCTCGCGCGTGGCCCGCGACCCCACGCAGCCCAACCTGCGCCAGCTTCACCTGATCCACGCCGAGCTGCACGACGAGCTGCGGGCGGCCGGCTTCACCGTGCAGCCGGGCGAGATGGGTGAGAACGTGACCACGCGCGGCGTCGACCTGCTGGCCCTTCCCGTGGGCACGCGGCTGCACCTGGGCGGCGAGGCCGTCGTGGAAGTCACCGGCCTTCGCAACCCGTGCCATCAGCTCGACCGCTTCCAGCCCGGCCTGATGTCCGCCGTCCTCGGCCGCGACGCCGAGGGGAATCTGGTGCGCAGGGCGGGCATCATGGGCGTCGTCCTCGCGGGCGGCGAGGTGCGCGCGGGCGACGGCATCCGCGTGGAGCTCCCTCCCGAGCCCCACCACCCCCTCGTGCCCGTCTGA
- a CDS encoding penicillin acylase family protein yields the protein MIRTSRYTLGALALLLGACAPQMPQTTGNVAVAGGEVARWEQRAQNVTITRDDWGIPHIRGRTDADAVFGMVYAQAEDDFNRVETNFINAMGRLAEAEGEAAIWQDLRMKLFIDPDTLRAQYAASPAWLRSLMDAWADGLNFYLHTHPQVTPRVIRRFEPWMALSFSEGSIGGDIERVSLRDLEAFYGRRAVAVRHDDGFKEPRGSNGIAIAPQNTLNRRALLLINPHTSFFFRAELQMASDEGLNTYGAVTWGQFFVYQGFNERAGWMHTSSGVDVVDEFLETIVERNGRHFYRYGAQERPVIADTITIPYRTPAGMASRKFTVYKTHHGPVVREADGKWVSIALMQRPVEALSQSFLRTRARSYAEFQRVAEQMKANSSNNTIFADAEGNIAYSHPHFIPRRDDRFDYTKPVDGSDPATDWKGLHTLAEAPHLLNPPNGWIQNTNNWPYSAAGPYSPRRENFPRYMDVAGENPRGIHAIMVLENKKDFTIESLRAAAYDPYLTAFARLIPTLLQAYDRTPASDPLKARLAEQIGVLRGWDFRWSAASVPTSLAVFWGEEMWGRVGADARRAGMNVYDYIATRATADQKLQALATASDRLQQDFGGWRTPWGEINRFQRLTGAIVQPFTDAGPSIAVPFTSAQWGSLASFGARRYPGTKRYYGTSGNSFVAVVEFGDSVRARAVTAGGQSGDPRSPHFNDQAERYATGNLREVYFYPGQLRGHTEREYRPGR from the coding sequence ATGATCCGCACCAGCCGCTACACTCTCGGGGCGCTCGCGCTCCTCCTGGGCGCGTGCGCGCCGCAGATGCCGCAGACCACGGGGAACGTCGCGGTGGCGGGGGGGGAGGTGGCGCGGTGGGAGCAGAGGGCGCAGAACGTCACCATCACGCGGGACGACTGGGGGATCCCGCACATCCGCGGCAGGACGGACGCGGACGCGGTGTTCGGGATGGTGTACGCGCAGGCGGAGGACGATTTCAACCGCGTGGAGACCAACTTCATCAACGCGATGGGGCGCCTGGCCGAGGCCGAGGGTGAGGCCGCGATCTGGCAGGACCTGCGCATGAAGCTGTTCATCGACCCCGACACGCTGCGCGCCCAGTACGCGGCCAGCCCGGCGTGGCTCCGCTCGCTGATGGACGCCTGGGCCGACGGGCTCAACTTCTACCTCCACACGCACCCGCAGGTCACGCCGCGCGTCATCCGCCGCTTCGAGCCGTGGATGGCGCTCTCGTTCAGCGAGGGGAGCATCGGCGGCGACATCGAGCGGGTGTCGCTGCGCGATCTGGAGGCGTTCTACGGGCGGCGCGCGGTGGCGGTGCGGCACGACGACGGCTTCAAGGAGCCGCGCGGGTCCAACGGCATCGCCATCGCGCCGCAGAACACGCTCAACCGGCGCGCGCTCCTCCTGATCAACCCGCACACCTCGTTCTTCTTTCGCGCCGAGCTGCAGATGGCGAGCGACGAGGGGCTGAACACGTACGGCGCGGTGACGTGGGGGCAGTTCTTCGTGTACCAGGGCTTCAACGAGCGCGCCGGGTGGATGCACACCTCGAGCGGCGTGGACGTGGTGGACGAGTTCCTGGAGACGATCGTGGAGCGGAACGGGCGCCACTTCTACCGCTACGGCGCCCAGGAGCGGCCCGTCATCGCTGACACCATCACCATCCCGTACCGCACGCCGGCCGGGATGGCGAGCAGGAAGTTCACCGTCTACAAGACGCACCACGGGCCCGTGGTGCGCGAGGCGGACGGGAAGTGGGTGAGCATCGCGCTGATGCAGAGGCCGGTGGAGGCACTCAGCCAGTCGTTTCTGCGCACCAGGGCGCGCAGCTACGCGGAGTTCCAGCGCGTGGCGGAGCAGATGAAGGCGAACTCGTCCAACAACACGATCTTCGCCGACGCGGAGGGGAACATCGCGTACAGCCACCCGCACTTCATCCCGCGGCGCGACGACCGCTTCGACTACACGAAGCCCGTGGACGGCAGCGATCCGGCGACCGATTGGAAGGGGCTGCACACGCTGGCCGAGGCGCCGCACCTGCTGAACCCGCCCAACGGCTGGATCCAGAACACCAACAACTGGCCGTACTCGGCGGCGGGGCCGTACAGCCCCAGGCGCGAGAACTTTCCGCGCTACATGGACGTGGCCGGCGAGAACCCGCGCGGCATCCACGCCATCATGGTGCTGGAGAACAAAAAGGACTTCACCATCGAGTCGCTGCGCGCGGCGGCGTACGATCCGTACCTGACGGCGTTCGCGCGGCTGATCCCCACGCTGCTGCAGGCGTACGACCGCACCCCCGCGTCCGATCCGCTCAAGGCGCGCCTGGCCGAGCAGATCGGGGTGCTGCGCGGGTGGGACTTCCGCTGGTCGGCGGCGTCGGTGCCCACCTCGCTGGCGGTGTTCTGGGGCGAGGAGATGTGGGGCCGTGTGGGCGCGGACGCGCGACGCGCGGGGATGAACGTGTACGACTACATCGCCACGCGCGCCACCGCCGATCAGAAGCTCCAGGCGCTCGCCACCGCCTCCGACCGGCTGCAGCAGGACTTCGGCGGCTGGCGCACGCCTTGGGGCGAGATCAACCGCTTCCAGCGCCTGACCGGCGCCATCGTGCAGCCGTTCACCGATGCGGGGCCCAGCATCGCGGTGCCCTTTACGTCCGCGCAGTGGGGCTCGCTCGCCTCCTTTGGCGCGCGCCGCTACCCGGGGACGAAGCGCTACTACGGCACCAGCGGCAACAGCTTCGTCGCCGTCGTCGAGTTCGGCGACAGCGTGCGGGCGCGCGCCGTCACCGCGGGCGGGCAGAGCGGCGACCCGCGCTCGCCGCACTTCAACGACCAGGCGGAGCGCTACGCCACCGGCAACCTGCGCGAGGTGTACTTCTACCCCGGGCAGCTTCGCGGGCACACCGAGCGGGAGTACCGGCCGGGGCGGTGA
- a CDS encoding ABC transporter ATP-binding protein has product MSNGSEKKKNKVTAEAWAEARALVWQHRGKLSIGMVLMLISRVAGLVPAAASKFLIDDVVGKGRAQLLMPLAIGVAGATLIQALTSFSLSQVISVTAQRAINDMRRRVMNKVTRLPVGYFDSTQSGVLVTRIMTDAEGIRNLVGTGIIQLVGGIVTALAALVWLFYLNWLLTAIILVILLVFGGAMARTFTSLRPVFRERNEINARITGRLTETLGGIRVVKAYGTEKREQRVFARGVNQLFRNIAKSITGVSVVSSAATVVIGLVSVAMIVVGGRAILDGSMTLGDLFSYTVLTGLLAAPVFQIASIGTQISEAFAGLDRIREIMKMRTEDEEDEERGSIGRIHGDIELRDVWFEYNPGQPVLKGVTVDAPAGSTTALVGSSGSGKSTLVSLVMAFNRPSRGMLLVDGRDLNDIRLGDYRAQLGVVLQENFLFDGTVADNIRFSRPDATRDEIEEVARIANADEFIRGFPQGYDTVVGERGIKLSGGQRQRIAIARAILADPRILILDEATSALDSESEALIQEGLWRLRQGRTSFVIAHRLSTIRSADQILVLEAGEVVERGTHTELMALGGRYRDLHDRQYAWESDRFVNPGEDFTPEPELPKAKVRAAAAS; this is encoded by the coding sequence TTGTCCAACGGCTCGGAAAAGAAGAAGAACAAGGTCACCGCCGAGGCGTGGGCCGAGGCGCGCGCGCTGGTCTGGCAGCACCGCGGCAAGCTGAGCATCGGGATGGTGCTGATGCTCATCTCGCGCGTGGCCGGGCTGGTGCCGGCGGCCGCATCCAAGTTCCTGATCGACGACGTGGTCGGAAAGGGGCGCGCCCAGCTCCTGATGCCGCTCGCCATCGGCGTGGCCGGGGCGACGCTGATCCAGGCGCTGACCTCGTTCTCCCTTTCGCAGGTCATCAGCGTCACGGCGCAGCGGGCCATCAACGACATGCGCCGCCGCGTGATGAACAAGGTCACCCGCCTGCCGGTCGGCTACTTCGACTCCACGCAATCCGGCGTGCTGGTAACGCGCATCATGACCGACGCGGAGGGGATCCGGAACCTGGTGGGTACCGGCATCATCCAGCTGGTGGGCGGCATCGTGACGGCGCTCGCGGCGCTGGTGTGGCTCTTCTACCTCAACTGGCTGCTGACGGCCATCATCCTCGTCATCCTGCTGGTGTTCGGCGGCGCGATGGCGCGCACCTTTACCAGCCTGCGCCCCGTCTTCCGCGAGCGTAACGAGATCAACGCGCGCATCACGGGGCGCCTTACCGAGACGCTGGGCGGCATCCGCGTGGTGAAGGCGTACGGCACCGAGAAGCGCGAGCAGCGGGTGTTCGCGCGCGGCGTCAACCAGCTCTTCCGCAACATCGCAAAGAGCATCACCGGGGTGTCGGTCGTCAGCTCGGCGGCCACGGTGGTGATCGGGCTCGTGTCGGTGGCGATGATCGTGGTGGGCGGGCGTGCCATCCTCGACGGCAGCATGACGCTGGGCGACCTCTTTTCGTACACCGTCCTCACGGGGCTGCTGGCGGCGCCCGTCTTCCAGATCGCCTCCATCGGCACGCAGATCAGCGAGGCGTTCGCGGGGCTGGACCGCATCCGCGAGATCATGAAGATGCGCACCGAGGACGAGGAGGACGAGGAGCGCGGCTCCATCGGCCGCATCCACGGCGACATCGAGCTGCGCGACGTGTGGTTCGAGTACAACCCCGGGCAGCCGGTGCTCAAGGGGGTCACGGTGGACGCCCCGGCCGGGAGCACGACGGCGCTGGTGGGCTCCAGCGGCTCGGGAAAGAGCACGCTGGTGAGCCTGGTGATGGCCTTCAACCGCCCCTCGCGGGGGATGCTCCTGGTGGATGGGCGCGACCTGAACGACATCCGCCTGGGCGACTACCGCGCGCAGCTGGGCGTGGTGCTGCAGGAGAACTTCCTCTTCGACGGCACGGTGGCGGACAACATCCGCTTCAGCCGCCCCGACGCCACGCGAGACGAGATCGAGGAGGTGGCGCGCATCGCCAACGCGGACGAGTTCATCCGTGGCTTTCCGCAGGGGTACGACACGGTCGTGGGCGAGCGCGGAATCAAGCTCTCGGGCGGGCAGCGGCAGCGGATCGCCATCGCGCGCGCCATCCTGGCCGACCCGCGCATCCTGATCCTGGACGAGGCCACCTCGGCGCTGGACAGCGAGAGCGAGGCGCTGATCCAGGAGGGGCTGTGGCGGCTGCGGCAGGGGCGCACCTCGTTCGTGATCGCGCACCGCCTCTCCACCATCCGCAGCGCGGACCAGATCCTGGTGCTGGAGGCCGGCGAGGTGGTGGAGCGCGGCACGCACACCGAGCTGATGGCGCTGGGCGGCCGCTACCGCGACCTGCACGACCGGCAGTACGCGTGGGAGTCGGACCGCTTCGTGAACCCCGGCGAGGACTTTACGCCCGAGCCGGAGCTGCCCAAGGCCAAGGTGCGCGCGGCGGCGGCGAGCTGA
- a CDS encoding transposase produces MNAPKVIDSDYIQFLIASQRVVSGTEAARVQPERDTQAPAHDAFTRLLHRLEPNPELLWDEARSQVQRKRGVLVLDDTTLDKPYALRMDLVRRHWSGKHGRIVDGINLLTLLWTDGERYIPVDYRIYDKENDGKTNNEHFRDMLEVAYTRGFEPECVLFDTWYSALDNLKVVRAYGWKWVTRLRYDRNVNPDGTGNRQVAQCSIPSEGARAHLRGYGFIRVFRIDSKNGNAKEADYWATSEETMPEPERKRYAGLAWSIEQYHRGLKQFCGVERAQVRSARAQRNHIGLSIRAFLRLERNRIRTQMSWFEAKLSITRDAVRAYLANPQFTLTATA; encoded by the coding sequence ATGAACGCACCGAAAGTGATTGACAGCGACTACATTCAGTTTCTAATCGCGAGCCAACGCGTCGTGAGCGGCACGGAAGCCGCCCGCGTGCAGCCCGAGAGAGACACGCAAGCACCAGCGCACGACGCATTTACGCGCCTGCTGCACCGGCTGGAGCCCAATCCCGAGCTGCTGTGGGACGAGGCGCGCAGTCAGGTGCAGCGGAAGCGGGGCGTGCTGGTGCTCGATGACACCACGCTGGACAAGCCGTATGCCCTGCGTATGGATCTGGTACGGCGCCACTGGTCGGGCAAGCACGGGCGGATCGTCGACGGGATCAATCTGCTTACCCTGCTCTGGACGGACGGCGAGCGCTACATCCCGGTCGACTACCGCATCTACGACAAAGAGAACGACGGCAAAACGAACAATGAGCACTTCCGCGACATGCTGGAGGTCGCCTACACGCGTGGTTTCGAGCCTGAGTGCGTGCTCTTCGACACCTGGTACTCGGCGCTCGACAACCTGAAGGTGGTGCGTGCCTACGGGTGGAAGTGGGTCACCCGGCTGAGGTACGATCGCAACGTCAACCCGGATGGAACCGGGAATCGGCAGGTCGCCCAGTGCTCGATCCCTTCCGAGGGCGCGAGGGCGCACCTGAGGGGCTATGGCTTCATTCGCGTCTTTCGGATCGATTCCAAGAACGGGAACGCGAAGGAGGCGGACTACTGGGCCACGAGCGAGGAGACGATGCCGGAGCCGGAGCGGAAGCGCTATGCCGGCCTCGCGTGGTCGATCGAGCAGTACCATCGCGGACTCAAGCAATTCTGCGGGGTCGAGCGCGCGCAGGTTCGCTCTGCCCGAGCGCAGCGCAACCACATCGGACTCTCCATCCGCGCCTTTCTACGCTTGGAGAGGAACCGCATCCGCACCCAAATGAGCTGGTTCGAGGCAAAGTTAAGCATCACGCGCGACGCCGTCCGTGCCTACCTCGCCAACCCCCAGTTCACTTTGACAGCAACTGCGTAA
- a CDS encoding helix-turn-helix domain-containing protein, which produces MKTVIDMPAPRLLRTEEEYGAAVAEIDRLLDLDPRPYSEEYDRLEMLSLLVEDYDSRNHPIDDSDLTPQDAVDFMLDQKGMSRADLAEIMGGRSRVSDFFNGKRDLSKGQIAALRDKLGIPADLLL; this is translated from the coding sequence ATGAAAACCGTCATCGACATGCCGGCCCCGCGCCTTCTGCGCACCGAGGAGGAATATGGTGCCGCTGTTGCAGAGATCGACCGGCTCCTGGACCTGGATCCACGTCCCTATAGCGAGGAGTACGACCGGCTGGAGATGCTGTCGCTCCTGGTGGAGGACTACGACTCGCGAAACCACCCGATCGATGATTCCGACCTGACGCCGCAGGACGCGGTCGACTTCATGCTCGACCAGAAAGGAATGAGCCGCGCGGATCTCGCGGAGATCATGGGCGGGCGGAGCCGGGTGTCCGACTTCTTCAACGGCAAGCGTGATCTCTCCAAGGGGCAGATCGCAGCGCTTCGGGACAAGCTGGGCATTCCCGCCGATCTGCTGCTCTAA
- a CDS encoding ribbon-helix-helix protein, CopG family, which translates to MMRTISISLPSELRAEVDRLADAEGVSRSKLIRAALREHFFVRRFRTLRQELMPYAAARGIYTDEDVFVDPPTEEVNAPL; encoded by the coding sequence ATGATGCGAACCATCTCGATCAGCTTGCCCAGTGAGCTCAGAGCCGAAGTCGACCGACTCGCGGATGCCGAAGGCGTTTCGCGTAGTAAGCTGATCCGTGCGGCACTGCGTGAGCACTTTTTCGTCCGCCGGTTCCGGACTCTGCGGCAGGAGCTGATGCCGTACGCCGCTGCTCGAGGCATTTACACTGACGAGGACGTCTTCGTAGATCCTCCTACCGAGGAAGTGAATGCACCGCTATGA
- a CDS encoding DUF2059 domain-containing protein, producing MRRIVFALGFALALATPAAAQDTARSFTPSHLAVARELLQEIQIQKLSMAGVEAMFGEQIRTNPEMGRYREAMLGWARDIFSSEEAINAFAALYAGAFSEEDLRALTAFYRTPLGQRVAAMQPVMAVRGADLGRRLAERKQADLIARLQQVDSKRTTP from the coding sequence ATGCGCCGCATCGTATTCGCACTCGGCTTCGCCCTCGCGCTCGCCACTCCCGCGGCCGCGCAGGACACGGCACGCAGCTTCACGCCCTCGCACCTGGCGGTGGCGCGGGAGCTTCTGCAGGAGATCCAGATCCAGAAGCTCTCCATGGCGGGCGTGGAGGCCATGTTCGGCGAGCAGATCCGCACGAACCCGGAGATGGGCCGCTACCGCGAGGCCATGCTCGGCTGGGCACGTGACATCTTCTCCAGCGAGGAGGCGATCAACGCCTTCGCGGCGCTCTACGCCGGAGCGTTCAGCGAAGAAGACCTCCGTGCGCTGACCGCCTTCTACCGGACGCCGCTGGGGCAGCGGGTTGCCGCCATGCAGCCCGTGATGGCCGTGCGTGGCGCCGACCTGGGCCGGCGCCTGGCCGAGAGGAAGCAGGCCGACCTCATCGCCCGCCTTCAGCAGGTGGACAGCAAGCGCACCACGCCCTGA
- a CDS encoding type II toxin-antitoxin system HigB family toxin: MKLWRRTMRAKQYQTPHEVRADFPAADFLRNGVTVFDVGGNKYRLVVTMRYDLQRVYIRHVLTHDEYDRLGSL; encoded by the coding sequence ATGAAGCTGTGGCGGCGCACAATGAGGGCGAAGCAGTACCAGACGCCGCACGAGGTCAGAGCCGATTTTCCCGCGGCGGATTTCTTGAGGAACGGAGTGACGGTCTTCGACGTCGGGGGGAACAAGTACCGGCTGGTGGTCACGATGAGGTACGACTTGCAACGGGTCTACATCCGCCACGTACTCACGCACGACGAGTACGACAGGTTGGGTAGCCTCTGA
- a CDS encoding nuclear transport factor 2 family protein — translation MRPIRLFVAVLLATAAGAGSIAAQTATPEQEVKAVVERLFNGMRAADSAAVHAVFHPQARLQTTAVRQGEPVLRTDSIEAFLRAVGTPHTEVWDERVSNLEIRTDGGLATAWMDYAFYIGERFSHCGVNALQLFRTKDRGWQIIQIIDTRRRECPRIPGARPAP, via the coding sequence ATGCGTCCCATCCGGTTGTTCGTCGCCGTACTGCTCGCCACGGCGGCGGGCGCTGGTTCCATCGCCGCGCAGACCGCCACGCCGGAGCAGGAAGTTAAGGCGGTGGTCGAGCGGCTCTTCAACGGGATGCGGGCCGCGGACAGCGCGGCGGTGCACGCCGTCTTCCATCCGCAGGCGCGGCTGCAGACGACGGCGGTGCGCCAGGGCGAGCCGGTGCTGCGCACGGACAGCATCGAGGCGTTCCTGCGCGCCGTCGGCACGCCGCACACGGAGGTGTGGGACGAGCGCGTCTCCAACCTCGAGATCCGCACGGACGGCGGCCTGGCCACCGCCTGGATGGACTACGCCTTCTACATCGGCGAGCGGTTCAGCCACTGCGGGGTGAACGCGCTGCAGCTCTTCCGCACGAAGGACAGGGGGTGGCAGATCATCCAGATCATCGACACGCGCCGCCGCGAGTGCCCGCGCATCCCGGGCGCACGCCCCGCGCCCTGA
- a CDS encoding lysozyme inhibitor LprI family protein, producing MTGISMLALALTLGAQEPRCDAQTFAAMYQCAVDRYRRAHAEQQRVFRETAARLEPDPRGKFRAAEQLWERFREAECDFRSSRSAGRREYQVVRLRCLAELTEARTASLRAENG from the coding sequence ATGACCGGCATTTCGATGCTCGCGCTGGCCCTCACGCTAGGCGCGCAGGAGCCGCGGTGCGATGCGCAGACCTTTGCCGCGATGTACCAGTGCGCGGTTGACCGCTATCGCCGGGCGCACGCGGAGCAGCAGCGCGTGTTCCGCGAGACCGCCGCGCGCCTGGAGCCGGACCCGCGCGGAAAGTTCCGCGCCGCCGAGCAGCTCTGGGAGCGCTTCCGCGAAGCCGAGTGCGACTTCCGCAGCTCCAGGTCGGCGGGCCGGCGCGAGTACCAGGTCGTGCGCCTGCGCTGCCTGGCGGAGCTCACCGAAGCCCGCACCGCCTCGCTGCGCGCGGAGAACGGATGA
- a CDS encoding DinB family protein — MTEATRPPLRKIALGDLETEIATTRRVLERIPEEHFDWKPHAKSMSLGGLATHIATIPFYGTAVLEGQEFDVAAPLPPNPLATTRDDILRRFDETAAAFTALLEGADDLSLREPWTLRNGERVVFTQPRIGMLRGMVVSHMVHHRGQLSVYLRLLDVPVPSIYGPSADEPWS; from the coding sequence ATGACGGAAGCCACCCGCCCCCCGCTGCGCAAGATCGCCCTGGGCGACCTGGAAACCGAGATCGCCACCACGCGCCGCGTGCTGGAGCGCATCCCGGAAGAGCACTTCGATTGGAAGCCGCACGCGAAGTCGATGTCGCTGGGCGGGCTCGCCACGCACATCGCCACGATTCCGTTCTACGGGACGGCGGTGCTGGAGGGCCAGGAGTTCGACGTGGCCGCCCCGCTGCCGCCCAACCCGCTCGCCACGACGCGCGACGACATCCTGCGCCGCTTCGACGAGACGGCGGCCGCCTTTACCGCGCTGCTGGAGGGTGCGGACGACCTGTCGCTGCGCGAGCCCTGGACCCTTCGCAACGGCGAGCGGGTCGTGTTCACGCAGCCGCGCATCGGCATGCTGCGCGGGATGGTCGTGAGCCACATGGTGCACCACCGCGGGCAGCTCAGCGTGTACCTGCGCCTGCTGGACGTGCCGGTCCCCTCCATCTACGGCCCCTCGGCCGACGAACCCTGGTCCTGA
- a CDS encoding MFS transporter, with product MPDTVPAANSRRSEWVLLAVLTAVQFCHILDFVIIMPLGPQLMRSFGIGASQFALLVSAYTFSAAITGLFAASVMDRFDRKRMLLVLLAGFAVGTLLCGLAGSFALLMAARVAAGACGGVLAGVVFAIIGDQIPPERRGRATGVVMAGFSAASVLGLPLGLSVAERQGWQAPFVLLAALTAGVVLAGALALPPMRRHLSAPRGKSPMRDLWAVAREPSHLRALGFTTALMFAAFTVVPFLSPYLTFNAGVAESRLDLIYLAGGLATLFTGPAMGWLADRFGHARVFKITAVVSIVPIVAVTNLPPVGLPLVLTATTLMMVLGSGRMIAATALVTGVVLPARRGSFMSLNAAVQQGAAGIAAFVGGLMIGRAPDGRMLGYARVGALAIAANLLTLWLVRRLREVKPERATMLEAGAPPLAAPLEAPRTAAAD from the coding sequence TTGCCCGATACTGTACCCGCCGCGAACAGCCGGCGGAGCGAGTGGGTGCTGCTGGCGGTGCTGACCGCCGTCCAGTTCTGCCACATCCTCGATTTCGTGATCATCATGCCGCTGGGGCCGCAGCTCATGCGCTCCTTTGGCATCGGGGCGAGCCAGTTTGCGCTGCTCGTCTCCGCGTACACCTTCAGCGCCGCCATCACGGGGCTGTTCGCGGCGTCGGTGATGGACCGCTTCGACCGCAAGCGGATGCTGCTGGTGCTGCTTGCTGGGTTCGCCGTGGGGACGCTGCTCTGCGGGCTGGCGGGGAGCTTCGCGCTGTTGATGGCGGCGCGGGTGGCGGCCGGCGCGTGCGGCGGGGTGCTGGCCGGCGTCGTCTTCGCCATCATCGGCGACCAGATCCCGCCCGAGCGGCGGGGGCGCGCCACCGGGGTGGTGATGGCCGGGTTCAGCGCCGCGTCGGTGCTCGGGCTGCCGCTGGGGCTCTCGGTGGCGGAGCGGCAGGGGTGGCAGGCGCCCTTCGTGCTGCTGGCGGCGCTCACGGCGGGGGTGGTGCTCGCGGGCGCCCTGGCGCTCCCCCCCATGCGCAGGCACCTTTCCGCGCCGCGGGGAAAATCGCCGATGCGCGACCTGTGGGCGGTGGCGCGCGAGCCGTCGCACCTGCGCGCCCTGGGGTTCACGACGGCGCTGATGTTCGCCGCATTCACGGTGGTCCCCTTCCTCAGCCCGTACCTGACCTTCAACGCCGGGGTCGCGGAGTCGCGGCTGGACCTGATCTACCTGGCCGGCGGGCTGGCGACGCTCTTCACCGGGCCCGCCATGGGGTGGCTGGCCGACCGCTTCGGCCACGCGCGGGTGTTCAAGATTACGGCGGTGGTGAGCATCGTCCCCATCGTGGCCGTCACCAACCTGCCGCCCGTCGGGCTGCCGCTGGTGCTCACCGCCACCACGTTGATGATGGTGCTGGGATCCGGGCGGATGATCGCGGCCACGGCACTGGTGACCGGTGTGGTGCTGCCGGCGCGGCGCGGGAGCTTCATGAGCCTCAATGCCGCCGTGCAGCAGGGCGCCGCGGGGATCGCCGCCTTCGTGGGGGGGCTGATGATCGGCCGCGCGCCGGACGGCCGGATGCTGGGATACGCGCGAGTGGGCGCGCTGGCCATCGCCGCCAACCTGCTCACGCTTTGGCTCGTCCGCCGTCTCCGCGAGGTGAAGCCGGAGCGCGCTACGATGCTGGAAGCCGGCGCGCCCCCGCTCGCGGCACCGCTGGAGGCGCCGCGCACCGCGGCCGCCGACTGA